One window of the Microtus ochrogaster isolate Prairie Vole_2 unplaced genomic scaffold, MicOch1.0 UNK72, whole genome shotgun sequence genome contains the following:
- the Tmprss2 gene encoding transmembrane protease serine 2 isoform X2 → MALTSGSPPGIGPYYENHGYQSEHFYPPRPPVAPNGHNLYPVQYYPSPVPQYVPRVTTQVSTPVIHIQRRSSGTPCTSNSKTKKSLCVALALGTVLVGAAVAIVLLWRFFPEHSKCSTSEMECGTSGTCISSSLRCDGISHCPNEEDENRCVRLYGPSFTLQVYSSQRKAWYPVCQDDWNESYGRAACKEMGYKDSFYRSEGIQDIVGTRSFMKLNISAGNIDLYKKLYYSDSCSSRMVVSLQCIQCGVRSVSRQSRIVGGSNASPGDWPWQVSLHVQDTHVCGGSIITPDWIVTAAHCVEEPLNKPRYWTAFAGILNQYNMYYEKRHQVAKVISHPNYDSKTKNNDIALMKLQTPLTFNDVVKPVCLPNPGMMLDPAQECWISGWGATYEKGKTSDVLNAAKVFLIESSKCNNKYVYNNLITPAMICAGFLNGTVDSCQGDSGGPLVTLKNNIWWLIGDTSWGSGCAKELRPGVYGNVTVFTDWIYQQMKVTS, encoded by the exons ATGGCTTTGACATCA GGGTCACCTCCAGGAATTGGACCTTACTATGAGAACCATGGGTATCAGTCTGAACATTTCTACCCGCCGAGGCCACCTGTGGCTCCCAATGGCCACAACCTGTATCCAGTCCAGTACTACCCATCTCCAGTGCCCCAGTATGTCCCGAGGGTTACAACACAGGTCTCAACACCTGTCATCCATATACAGCGCAGGTCCTCAGGGACACCATGCACCTCAAACTCAA AAACCAAGAAGTCGCTGTGTGTTGCCCTTGCCCTGGGCACTGTCCTTGTGGGTGCTGCTGTAGCTATTGTTTTGCTTTGGCGGTTCT ttCCAGAGCATAGCAAGTGCTCTACATCTGAGATGGAGTGTGGGACTTCGGGTACCTGCATCAGCTCTTCTCTACGGTGCGACGGGATCTCACACTGCCCCAATGAGGAAGATGAGAACCGGTGTG TTCGCCTCTATGGACCAAGCTTTACTCTCCAGGTTTACTCATCTCAGAGGAAAGCCTGGTATCCCGTGTGCCAGGATGACTGGAATGAGAGCTACGGGAGGGCAGCCTGTAAGGAAATGGGCTACAA GGACAGTTTTTATCGTAGTGAAGGAATACAAGACATCGTCGGGACAAGAAGCTTTATGAAGCTGAACATAAGCGCGGGCAACATCGACCTTTATAAAAAGCTCTACTACAG TGATTCCTGTTCATCCCGCATGGTGGTTTCCTTGCAATGTATAC AGTGTGGGGTCCGCTCAGTGAGTCGCCAGAGCAGGATTGTGGGTGGATCGAATGCCTCACCAGGAGACTGGCCCTGGCAGGTCAGCCTGCATGTCCAAGACACCCATGTCTGTGGAGGCTCCATCATCACCCCTGACTGGATTGTGACAGCCGCTCACTGTGTGGAAGA ACCCCTCAACAAACCGAGGTACTGGACGGCGTTCGCGGGGATTTTGAATCAGTATAACATGTACTACGAAAAAAGACACCAAGTAGCAAAAGTGATTTCCCATCCAAATTACGACTCCAAGACAAAGAATAACGACATCGCTCTCATGAAACTGCAGACGCCTCTGACTTTTAATG ATGTAGTGAAGCCAGTGTGTCTACCGAACCCAGGCATGATGCTGGATCCAGCCCAGGAGTGCTGGATTTCAGGGTGGGGGGCCACCTATGAGAAAG GGAAGACCTCAGACGTGCTGAATGCTGCCAAGGTATTCCTGATTGAGTCCTCCAAATGTAACAATAAATACGTATACAACAACCTTATCACACCAGCCATGATCTGTGCCGGCTTCCTGAATGGCACTGTGGACTCTTGCCAG GGAGACAGTGGAGGGCCGCTGGTTACTTTGAAGAATAACATCTGGTGGCTGATTGGGGACACGAGCTGGGGCTCTGGCTGTGCCAAGGAGTTAAGACCTGGAGTGTACGGGAATGTGACAGTATTTACAGACTGGATCTACCAGCAAATGAAGGTAACATCCTGA
- the Tmprss2 gene encoding transmembrane protease serine 2 isoform X1 codes for MALTSGSPPGIGPYYENHGYQSEHFYPPRPPVAPNGHNLYPVQYYPSPVPQYVPRVTTQVSTPVIHIQRRSSGTPCTSNSKTKKSLCVALALGTVLVGAAVAIVLLWRFFPEHSKCSTSEMECGTSGTCISSSLRCDGISHCPNEEDENRCGEFVRLYGPSFTLQVYSSQRKAWYPVCQDDWNESYGRAACKEMGYKDSFYRSEGIQDIVGTRSFMKLNISAGNIDLYKKLYYSDSCSSRMVVSLQCIQCGVRSVSRQSRIVGGSNASPGDWPWQVSLHVQDTHVCGGSIITPDWIVTAAHCVEEPLNKPRYWTAFAGILNQYNMYYEKRHQVAKVISHPNYDSKTKNNDIALMKLQTPLTFNDVVKPVCLPNPGMMLDPAQECWISGWGATYEKGKTSDVLNAAKVFLIESSKCNNKYVYNNLITPAMICAGFLNGTVDSCQGDSGGPLVTLKNNIWWLIGDTSWGSGCAKELRPGVYGNVTVFTDWIYQQMKVNS; via the exons ATGGCTTTGACATCA GGGTCACCTCCAGGAATTGGACCTTACTATGAGAACCATGGGTATCAGTCTGAACATTTCTACCCGCCGAGGCCACCTGTGGCTCCCAATGGCCACAACCTGTATCCAGTCCAGTACTACCCATCTCCAGTGCCCCAGTATGTCCCGAGGGTTACAACACAGGTCTCAACACCTGTCATCCATATACAGCGCAGGTCCTCAGGGACACCATGCACCTCAAACTCAA AAACCAAGAAGTCGCTGTGTGTTGCCCTTGCCCTGGGCACTGTCCTTGTGGGTGCTGCTGTAGCTATTGTTTTGCTTTGGCGGTTCT ttCCAGAGCATAGCAAGTGCTCTACATCTGAGATGGAGTGTGGGACTTCGGGTACCTGCATCAGCTCTTCTCTACGGTGCGACGGGATCTCACACTGCCCCAATGAGGAAGATGAGAACCGGTGTGGTGAGTTTG TTCGCCTCTATGGACCAAGCTTTACTCTCCAGGTTTACTCATCTCAGAGGAAAGCCTGGTATCCCGTGTGCCAGGATGACTGGAATGAGAGCTACGGGAGGGCAGCCTGTAAGGAAATGGGCTACAA GGACAGTTTTTATCGTAGTGAAGGAATACAAGACATCGTCGGGACAAGAAGCTTTATGAAGCTGAACATAAGCGCGGGCAACATCGACCTTTATAAAAAGCTCTACTACAG TGATTCCTGTTCATCCCGCATGGTGGTTTCCTTGCAATGTATAC AGTGTGGGGTCCGCTCAGTGAGTCGCCAGAGCAGGATTGTGGGTGGATCGAATGCCTCACCAGGAGACTGGCCCTGGCAGGTCAGCCTGCATGTCCAAGACACCCATGTCTGTGGAGGCTCCATCATCACCCCTGACTGGATTGTGACAGCCGCTCACTGTGTGGAAGA ACCCCTCAACAAACCGAGGTACTGGACGGCGTTCGCGGGGATTTTGAATCAGTATAACATGTACTACGAAAAAAGACACCAAGTAGCAAAAGTGATTTCCCATCCAAATTACGACTCCAAGACAAAGAATAACGACATCGCTCTCATGAAACTGCAGACGCCTCTGACTTTTAATG ATGTAGTGAAGCCAGTGTGTCTACCGAACCCAGGCATGATGCTGGATCCAGCCCAGGAGTGCTGGATTTCAGGGTGGGGGGCCACCTATGAGAAAG GGAAGACCTCAGACGTGCTGAATGCTGCCAAGGTATTCCTGATTGAGTCCTCCAAATGTAACAATAAATACGTATACAACAACCTTATCACACCAGCCATGATCTGTGCCGGCTTCCTGAATGGCACTGTGGACTCTTGCCAG GGAGACAGTGGAGGGCCGCTGGTTACTTTGAAGAATAACATCTGGTGGCTGATTGGGGACACGAGCTGGGGCTCTGGCTGTGCCAAGGAGTTAAGACCTGGAGTGTACGGGAATGTGACAGTATTTACAGACTGGATCTACCAGCAAATGAAG GTGAACAGCTAA